The following DNA comes from Candidatus Thermokryptus mobilis.
AAAGGTACCGATCCACTTATTATTTTTACCGTCAATGAATAATTTATTAACATAATCAATAGGCAAACCTGAATTTGATGTTTTAAAGACAAACCAAATAGAATCTACCAACTTTGCAATACCACCACCGTGTGTAGCAAACCATAAATTATGATCCTTATCAATTTTAATATCATATACAAAATAATTTGGTAAACCTGAATTTGAAGGATTATATACTGTCCATAACAAACTATCTTGAGGTAAAACTTTAATTTTGGCGACACCTCCACCTATAGTAGCAACCCATAATGTATCATAATTTTCAATAACTATCGCTGAAACATCATTGTCTGGTAAGTAAGAATTAGATACATTATAAACAACCCAATTAGACCCATCAAACTTAACAAGTCCACCCAATTCAGTTCCAACCCATATAATTCCATTATTATCAATAGCAATTGTTCGAATATAATTAGATGGTAATCCTGAATTGGAAGTGTTATAAGTAATCCAATTTTGCCCGTCAAATTTTGCAAGTCCACCACCAAAAGTTCCAATCCACTTGCTACCCAGGTTATCCGAAACAATAGCAGTGACGCTGTTATTAGGTAGACCTGAATTAGTAGTTTTATAAATAGTCCAATTTGTACCGTCAAACTTAGCAAGTCCACCCCCATCAGTACCTATCCATTTACTTCCATCCCCATCAATAAAGATCACATTTATTCTGTTTTTAGGTAAACCTGAATTTGAAATATTGTAATTTACCCAATTGATTCCATCGAACTTTGCAACTCCACTATTTTGTGTACCTATCCAAATATTTCCAGTTTCATCAATGGTAATTTCACGAATGAATAGATCTGGTATACCGGATTTTGAAATATTGAATATGTTCCAATTAATTCCATCAAACTTAGTTAATTCTCCACCGTATGTACCAATCCACTTGATATCCTGTTCATCTATAATTATTGCTCTTACACTATTATTCGGCAAGCCAGAATTTGATTTATTGTAGACATTCCAATTTATTCCATCGAATTTTACAAGCCCTCCATAATCAGTACCGATCCATTTGTTTCCTTGCTCGTCCAAAATTATATCGTAAATTGAATTATCAGGTAAACCAGAATTCGAAGTTTTATAAATGGTCCAATTATTTGAACTATCCAGTTTTGCAAGTCCACCACCTAATGTCCCAATCCATTTATTCTTAAAATTATCGATTGTTATCTTATAAACTAAGTTTGATGGGAGATTAGAATTAGAAGTGTTATAAACTGTCCAACTTACATCATTAAAAATTGCAAGTCCACCCCCTTCAGTTCCAATCCATTTATTTCCCATAAAGTCCAAAGCTATTGTCATAACATCATTATCAGGTAAACCAGAATTAGATGAATTATAAACTGTCCAATTTACATCATCAAATTTGACAAGACCACGACCATATGTACCAATCCATTTATTTCCCTGTCCATCAATAGTTATTGTTCGCACATAATTATCGGGTAATCCAGAATTATACATATTATAGACAATCCAATTTGCGCCATCAAATTTTATAAGCCCATTACCATTTGTTCCAATCCATTTATTACCTTGATTATCAATTACAATAGAATAAATGAAATTGTTTGGTAATCCAGAATTTAATTTATCATAGATAATAAATTCACCCGTTGTTCTATTTAACTTAACAAGTCCACCTCCATTTGTACCAATCCAGAGATAATTTCCTTCTTTAGCAAGACAGTTAATCAGTTTACTATTAGTATAAACGATCCAATCTTGCGATTGTGCAAATAAAAAACCATTCAAGGTTAAAAAGAGCGAAATTAAAGCATAAAGTTTGATTTTCTTTGTTATTTTTTTCATGGATTAATCCTCCCTATTTGTTTAACGCAATTAGTTTTTACACAAATTTTTGCTTCATAAAAACACAACAATTTCAAAAGTATTCCTCTCTCCTAAGTCATTACTTCAATAATATCATTTTCTTCACACTCACGAATTTTCCTGCCTCTAATCTATAAAAGTAAACTCCACCTGGTAAATTACTTCCATTAAACTCTACTTGATATTTTCCTGAGTTATATTCCTTATCAACAAGTTTTTCTATCTCTCGACCAAGTATATCATTTATTGTCAATTTTATATTCGCCTTTTCTGGTAACTCAAATTCAATTTTTGTATTTGGATTAAATGGATTAGGATAGTTTTGATATAGCACGTACTTTTCAGGAAATTTTGTTTTTTCATCTTCGACTTTAATTATCACTCCACCCTCACGATAAACTGCAAGTCCATATCCCCAAGTACCAATCCATTTGTTACCAGAGATATCTATCACAATTGTCTTAACTGAATTATCAGGTAATCCAGAATTATAAGTCTTATAAACCGTCCAATTCACACCATCAAACTTTGCAAGTCCGTTATTTGTACCAATCCATTTATTACCTTCTTTATCAAAGGCAATTGCATTAACATATTTAGATGGCAAACCAGAGTTTGAAGAGTTATAAACAGTCCAGTTCACACCATCAAATTTTGCAAGCCCTTCCTCTGTCCCAATCCATAAATTATCCTGTCCATCTATGGCGATTGCGTTGATATAATTTGAAGGCAAACCAGAATTTGAAGCGTTATAAATAGTCCANNNNNNNNNNNNNNNNNNNNNNNNNNNNNNNNNNNNNNNNNNNNNNNNNNNNNNNNNNNNNNNNNNNNNNNNNNNNNNNNNNNNNNNNNNNNNNNNNNNNNNNNNNNNNNNNNNNNNNNNNNNNNNNNNNNNNNNNNNNNNNNNNNNNNNNNNNNNNNNNNNNNNNNNNNNNNNNNNNNNNNNNNNNNNNNNNNNNNNNNNNNNNNNNNNNNNNNNNNNNNNNNNNNNNNNNNNNNNNNNNNNNNNNNNNNNNNNNNNNNNNNNNNNNNNNNNNNNNNNNNNNNNNNNNNNNNNNNNNNNNNNNNNNNNNNNNNNNNNNNNNNNNNNNNNNNNNNNNNNNNNNNNNNNNNNNNNNNNNNNNNNNNNNNNNNNNNNNNNNNNNNNNNNNNNNNNNNNNNNNNNNNNNNNNNNNNNNNNNNNNNNNNNNNNNNNNNNNNNNNNNNNNNNNNNNNGCCCATACTATCCAACTTTGCAACACCCCCACCCTGTGTTCCAATCCATTTGTTTCCCTGTTTATCAATAGCTACTGCAAAGACACGGTTATTAGGCAAACCAGAATTTGAAGTGTTATAAACAGTCCAATTTACCCCATCAAACTTTACAAGCCCTCCATCATAGGTCCCAATCCATTTGTTACCCTGTCCGTCTATGGTTATTGGTCTGACATAGTTATCAGGTAAACCAGAATTGGAGTCGTTATAAACAGTCCAATTTGCACCGTCAAACTTTACAAGCCCTCCACCATAAGTCCCAATCCATGTATTGCCTTGTCCATCTAAGGTTATTGACAAAATAAAGTTATTAGGCAAGCCAGAATTTGAAGTATTATACACAATCCATTCTTGAGTTTGGGAAAACAATTTACTTGCAACCAAAGAATACAATAAAATAAAATTGAAAAGATTTAAGTATTTCTTTAGTGACTTTATCATTTTCTCCTCCCTATTTTTTATTGTTTATTATAATTTTCAAGAATTAGAAAAAGTTCGTAATCGGTCAAAATCTATCCTTTTTATTTCAATAATATCATTTTCTTCACACTCACAAATTTTCCTGCCTCTAATCGATAAAAATAAACTCCACTTGGTAAATTATTTCCATTAAACTTTATTTGATATTTTCCCGATTCATATTCTTGATCTACAAGCTTGCCTATCTCTCTACCAAGTGCATCATATACTGCCAGCTTAATATTCGCCTTTTTTGGCAACTCAAACTCAATAATTGTATTTGGATTAAATGGATTTGGATAGTTTTGATATAAAATATAATCTTCTGGTAAGTTTTGTTCTTCATCTTCAACTTTAATTATAACACCCCATTCATGATAAACTGCAAGTCCTCCTCCCCAGGTACCAATCCATTTGTTACCAAACTGATCAATAGCAATTGAATGAACAGAATTATCAGGTAAACCGGAATTTGAGGTATTATAAACAGTCCAATTAACGCCATCAAACTTTGCCATTCCTTCTCGATATGTCCCCATCCATATATTTCCCGATCCATCAAGTGTTAATGCGTAAACATAGTTATCAGAAAATATAGAGTTAGGCATGTTATAAACTGTCCAGTTATTTCCGTCAAATTTTACAATACGACCACGATTAATTCCAAACCATTTATTTCCTTGTCCATCTATTACCATTGAATAAACTGCATCATACGGTAAACCAGAATTAGATGTATTATAAACTGTCCAATTAACCCCATCAAATTTCGCAACTCCGCCTCCATTAGTACAAATCCATTTATTGCCCTGACTATCTATTGCAATTGAACGAACATCATCATAAGGCAAACCAGAATTTAATGAGTTATACACGATCCAATTTACCCCATCAAACTTTGCAACACCATTATTAG
Coding sequences within:
- a CDS encoding ligand-binding sensor domain-containing protein, which produces MKKITKKIKLYALISLFLTLNGFLFAQSQDWIVYTNSKLINCLAKEGNYLWIGTNGGGLVKLNRTTGEFIIYDKLNSGLPNNFIYSIVIDNQGNKWIGTNGNGLIKFDGANWIVYNMYNSGLPDNYVRTITIDGQGNKWIGTYGRGLVKFDDVNWTVYNSSNSGLPDNDVMTIALDFMGNKWIGTEGGGLAIFNDVSWTVYNTSNSNLPSNLVYKITIDNFKNKWIGTLGGGLAKLDSSNNWTIYKTSNSGLPDNSIYDIILDEQGNKWIGTDYGGLVKFDGINWNVYNKSNSGLPNNSVRAIIIDEQDIKWIGTYGGELTKFDGINWNIFNISKSGIPDLFIREITIDETGNIWIGTQNSGVAKFDGINWVNYNISNSGLPKNRINVIFIDGDGSKWIGTDGGGLAKFDGTNWTIYKTTNSGLPNNSVTAIVSDNLGSKWIGTFGGGLAKFDGQNWITYNTSNSGLPSNYIRTIAIDNNGIIWVGTELGGLVKFDGSNWVVYNVSNSYLPDNDVSAIVIENYDTLWVATIGGGVAKIKVLPQDSLLWTVYNPSNSGLPNYFVYDIKIDKDHNLWFATHGGGIAKLVDSIWFVFKTSNSGLPIDYVNKLFIDGKNNKWIGTF
- a CDS encoding ligand-binding sensor domain-containing protein; this encodes MIKSLKKYLNLFNFILLYSLVASKLFSQTQEWIVYNTSNSGLPNNFILSITLDGQGNTWIGTYGGGLVKFDGANWTVYNDSNSGLPDNYVRPITIDGQGNKWIGTYDGGLVKFDGVNWTVYNTSNSGLPNNRVFAVAIDKQGNKWIGTQGGGVAKLDSMG
- a CDS encoding two-component regulator propeller domain-containing protein gives rise to the protein KEDTAMKPTKPNLILQTIISLVLILTVSNFSLSQSPEWIVYKTSNSSLPDNWINSIKIDSEGNKWIGTIDGGLVKFNDVSWTIYNTSNSGLPDNFIREIFIDNSGNKWLGTNNGGIVKFDGTNWIVYNTSNSGLPDNRVYTINKDQQGNLWIGTNNGVAKFDGVNWIVYNSLNSGLPYDDVRSIAIDSQGNKWICTNGGGVAKFDGVNWTVYNTSNSGLPYDAVYSMVIDGQGNKWFGINRGRIVKFDGNNWTVYNMPNSIFSDNYVYALTLDGSGNIWMGTYREGMAKFDGVNWTVYNTSNSGLPDNSVHSIAIDQFGNKWIGTWGGGLAVYHEWGVIIKVEDEEQNLPEDYILYQNYPNPFNPNTIIEFELPKKANIKLAVYDALGREIGKLVDQEYESGKYQIKFNGNNLPSGVYFYRLEAGKFVSVKKMILLK
- a CDS encoding two-component regulator propeller domain-containing protein yields the protein WTIYNASNSGLPSNYINAIAIDGQDNLWIGTEEGLAKFDGVNWTVYNSSNSGLPSKYVNAIAFDKEGNKWIGTNNGLAKFDGVNWTVYKTYNSGLPDNSVKTIVIDISGNKWIGTWGYGLAVYREGGVIIKVEDEKTKFPEKYVLYQNYPNPFNPNTKIEFELPEKANIKLTINDILGREIEKLVDKEYNSGKYQVEFNGSNLPGGVYFYRLEAGKFVSVKKMILLK